A single region of the Equus przewalskii isolate Varuska chromosome 26, EquPr2, whole genome shotgun sequence genome encodes:
- the LOC103565001 gene encoding olfactory receptor 1L4-like, which translates to METKNDSSSTSGFILLGISSNPHLQKPLFAIFLIIYLVTLVGNVLIILTIHSDSQLHTPMYFFLSNLSFMDICFTTDIVPKMLVNFLLETKSISYVGCLIQMYFFIAFGNTDSYLLASMAIDRLVAICNPLHYCVVMNPRRCLLMLLVSCTISHLHSMLHVLLISRMSFCASHVIKHFFCDTQPVVKLSCSDTSSTQIVVMTESLAVIATPFLCILFSYLRIIITVLRIPSAAAKWKAFSTCGSHLTVVVLFYGSIIYVYFRPLSLYSVMKDRVATLMYTVVTPMLNPFIYSLRNQDMKMGMRKLRFRIHS; encoded by the coding sequence ATGGAGACAAAGAACGACAGCAGCAGCACATCAGGCTTTATCCTCCTGGGCATCTCTTCCAACCCTCACCTACAGAAGCCCCTCTTTGCCATCTTCCTCATCATCTACCTGGTCACCCTGGTGGGGAATGTACTCATCATCCTGACCATCCACTCTGACTCCCAGCTCCATACTCctatgtacttttttctcagcAACCTGTCCTTCATGGATATCTGCTTCACAACAGACATTGTGCCCAAGATGCTGGTCAATTTCCTATTGGAGACAAAGTCTATCTCCTACGTTGGCTGCCTCATTCAGATGTACTTCTTCATAGCCTTTGGGAACACTGACAGCTATCTGCTGGCCTCTATGGCCATAGATCGTCTGGTAGCCATCTGCAACCCCTTGCATTATTGTGTGGTTATGAACCCACGACGTTGCCTCCTCATGTTGCTGGTCTCTTGCACCATCTCCCACCTGCACTCCATGCTTCATGTGCTGCTCATTTCCCGCATGTCTTTCTGTGCCTCCCATGTCATTAAGCACTTTTTTTGTGACACTCAGCCTGTGGTAAAGCTATCCTGCTCTGACACTTCCTCCACCCAGATTGTTGTCATGACCGAGTCTCTGGCTGTCATTGCAACCCCCTTCCTGTGCATCCTCTTCTCCTACCTGAGAATCATCATTACTGTGCTCAGAATCCCCTCTGCAGCTGCAAAGTGGAAGGCCTTCTCTACCTGTGGCTCCCACCTCACCGTAGTGGTCTTGTTCTATGGGAGTATCATCTATGTCTACTTTAGACCCCTGTCCCTGTACTCAGTGATGAAAGACAGGGTAGCCACACTCATGTACACAGTAGTGACACCTATGCTGAACCCtttcatctacagcctgaggaaccaAGATATGAAGATGGGTATGAGAAAATTAAGGTTCAGAATTCACTCATAG
- the LOC103565000 gene encoding olfactory receptor 1L4-like: MEIKNDSSSTSGFTLLGISSNPQLQKPLFAIFLIMYLVTMVGNVLIILAIHSDSRLHTPMYFFLSNLSFMDICFTTDIVPKMLVNFLSDTKSISYVGCLIQMYFFLAFGNTDSYLLASMAIDRLVAICNPLHYDVVMNPRRCLLMLLGSCTISHVHSIFYVLLMSQLSFCASHVIKHFFCDTQPVLKLSCSDTSSNQMVVMTETLAVIATPFLCILFSYLRIIITVLRIPSAAGKWKAFSTCGSHLTVVVLFYGSIIYVYFRPLSMYSVVKDRVATLMYTVVTPMLNPFIYSLRNKDMKMGMRKLRFRIHS; the protein is encoded by the coding sequence ATGGAGATCAAGAATGACAGCAGCAGCACTTCAGGCTTTACCCTCCTGGGCATCTCTTCCAACCCTCAGCTACAGAAGCCACTCTTTGCCATCTTCCTCATCATGTACCTGGTCACCATGGTAGGGAATGTACTCATCATCCTAGCCATCCACTCGGACTCCCGGCTCCATACACctatgtacttttttctcagcAACCTGTCCTTCATGGATATCTGCTTCACAACAGACATTGTGCCCAAGATGCTGGTCAATTTCCTGTCAGACACAAAGTCTATCTCCTACGTTGGCTGCCTCATTCAGATGTACTTCTTCCTGGCCTTTGGGAACACTGACAGCTACTTACTGGCCTCTATGGCCATAGACCGGCTGGTAGCCATCTGCAACCCCCTACATTATGATGTAGTAATGAATCCACGGCGTTGCCTCCTCATGTTGCTGGGTTCTTGCACCATCTCCCATGTGCACTCCATCTTTTATGTGCTACTCATGTCCCAGCTGTCTTTCTGTGCCTCCCATGTCATTAAGCACTTTTTTTGTGATACCCAGCCTGTGTTAAAGCTATCCTGCTCTGATACTTCCTCCAACCAGATGGTGGTCATGACCGAGACCCTGGCTGTCATTGCAACCCCCTTCCTGTGCATCCTGTTCTCCTACCTGAGAATCATCATTACTGTGCTCAGAATCCCCTCTGCAGCTGGGAAGTGGAAAGCTTTCTCTACCTGTGGCTCCCACCTCACCGTAGTGGTCTTGTTCTATGGGAGTATCATCTATGTCTATTTTAGACCCCTGTCCATGTACTCAGTGGTTAAGGACAGGGTAGCCACACTCATGTACACAGTGGTGACACCTATGCTGAACCCtttcatctacagcctgaggaacaaaGATATGAAGATGGGTATGAGAAAATTAAGGTTTAGAATTCACTCATAG